tctaaataatgaataaataatgtagCCGGTAAACTTTGAAGACCAAACAAATCAGGACTGCGTGTGACGTCGTCGGGTCTGCCCCACACTCCCCAAGGTTAATAGAGCCGGTGGCAGTCACGTCATCGGGCTCACTCGAGTAGTTGGCACTTTGTGCCCCATGAGCAACTCCTTCAAAGACTGAATTGACGACTTATCTGACCCAAAGCGCAGAGTAGGTGTATAAAGATCTAAAATAGACATAAATACAAGAATAATGAATTCCGTGGAGGGGAGGATCTCTGTGTGGGTGCGCGCGGAGGAGAAGCTCGTCTTCGGCTTGTCGAAACGCACAACTTGCGCCGATGTGGTCGAAGCGCTCCTGAAGGATTTAAAACAACCCGAACCGGTGCTGCCGCATCGCTACAGCATTGCAGAGAATTGGAGGGGCCTCCAGAGGGTTCTACCCGACCGGACCAGGATTTGGCGCCTTTGGGTGGCGTGGGGAGAGGAACGGGACCGGGTGAGGTTCGTATTAGTGGGCTGCAGCGAGGCGGCCCGGAGCGCAGAGGCGCGCGTGATGCTGCTCGGCAAACACAACCATGTGTCCAAATGGACTCCGGGCTCTTATTTGACGGAGGTCCCGATGGACAAGCAGCGTCGGATCGTCAAGAAAGCTTTCAAAAAGTTGGAGAAGATGCAGAAAAAACAGCCTTCCTCTTCTGGCGCGGGCAGGTTGCAGGCTTTGGCACGTCTCGTCGTCTCCCAGGACCGCACCATCCGCCTGCAGGCTCTCAGGATTCAGCAACTGGATGCTGAGATTGAAAGGCGAGAGGTGGAAGTACATTTGGACCGAACCCGAACCTACGGTGTCGATTATGTGCGGAACACTTATTTATTCGCGCGTGCAGCAGAGGACGTTTCCAATCAGGAGCGGTGCTCTTTGGAAGTCTTGCTTCACCTGTGTGACGTCATGGTAAGtctttagatagatagatagatagatagatagatagatagatagatagatagatagatagatagatagatagatagatagatagatagatagaaagaaatggtcttttttttaatgaggaaaaatggCACTCTATTAAATTTGTGCTTTATGTAAATACAGGTATAGTATGACATatttaaatagaatgtaaaggaatgaaagttctttttttgtcacttcagtggacattgtgccTTGTGGTGCACATAATTAGGCCACCTGGCGGCAGTTTAATCCAGACATAATGATATCATGTACATGACTGAAGAGCTCAACATCTTCAGTAATATTATTCTTTCTTCACAGATGATGAAGAATATACAGTACACCTGTGAATATTATATCCGTCTACGTGTTGctacaccgtttgtgttcaactgGACATTGTGTAAACTTGTAAATTGTTATATCACTGCATCACAGATGCCATTCGTTAGCCCATCTTTGGTATTTCCTAttattgttagcattaagcttgcTACAGATTTTCTGGGAAAgctgtgtggttgttttaaatagacATGGTGTATAAATATATGCGGCCTGGAAATGAATATGATGTATGAAGCTTTTCTAGACCTACAAAGATGCACAAAACTATTTACAACTAAAGTAGTGTCTCTCCATCATATCCTGCTGAATGAAAATAGTTCAAAGAAGCAAATATGCTGTGTAACGGTCCAATTTTAGAACATTACACTCATGATGTTAAAGTATCCACTTCGCTTACTACAAGATCGCTCCAATTTTTGGTTCTGAAAGTGGAGATGTGCTTACACTGCTACTCAGTGGTGAAGATCTCGCCTTTTGGGAAGGACTACAAAAAGCACTTGGCTATCGGCAAAAGTCAGAAATGAAATCTTTTTGGCGCAATGGAGTCAtcttgtttggggaaaaaaactgaagagGCCCTATGATTGgtggtttgtttttaacatgtttAATGAATACAACGTGGAAGTGAGATTTTTCTATCTATCTGCATCCCTTTGAGGAAAAAGTTTGCACAGCCTTGCTTTAGATGAATGACACAACAGTTTCTCACTTGTTTCAGTGTCAGGAGGAGCTGCGGGAGCAGGAAGCGCTCACCGACATGTTGACCGCGCAGAAGGAGGACAAGTTCAACCGCCACTGGATGCGGAGGAGGCGagtagaggaggaggaggaggaggaggaggaggagacctcAGCATCCTTCATCGCAGCAGGAGACGAGATGCTTTTGAAGGAGCGGCTGAGGAGATTGCTGGATGTGATTTTGTTTGTGGGCCTGTGCCTGCGCTCAGATTTGGAGGCTATTAGGGGCGATTTGGAGCTGAGCCGGCAGATTTGCAGCAGTCGCGAGGAGGAGATGAGGGATTTGCTGGAGAAAATCAACTCTTTGGGATCGGAGGACGGGGGTGACACTCAGGAGGAGACAGATGAAGCCCAGAGGATGATGAGTAGTTTGGAGAGGAAGAGTGAGTGGGTAGAGCAAGCGAGGGGTCTGTCCAAATGCGACGATGACGACTCAGACACGGGTTTGAGCTCTCTCCACAGCCAGGAGTCGGACAACCTCACTGTGTGCCAGTCTCTGGTTTAGAATTGGACTTTGGCTCAATCATGTCTCTCACTCAGCCTCAGCCTCGTCTCTGATTGTAGAATTTGACTGTCCATGTCCATGTCACTGACTCTGGAACTGAGCCACCCTCAACTATGCATTTGCAATGATGCAACTAGAAACCAGTCaggaccacattttttttactcaaaaacTGGACCTATCTGGCTGGCCCTTGTCTCTGACTTGAGATGCAGACCAGCACGGGCCATGTCTGACTCTAAAACTAGAATTGTTTGGATAGCATCTATGAGTCTACACCTGCACCACTTTGGACAGCGTCTCTGAGTCTGGAATGGACCAGTCAGCCTTATGTGTGTGACTCCAGAACTCGACCGTCTGGACCTTGTTTCTTACTCGATACAACTGAGCCATCTTAGTCCCGACTTGGACCAGTCTGGACAATGTCTCAGAATGACTCTGAAATTGCACCGGGAATGAACATGtctcaggcggcccggtgggcagctggttagcacgtccgtgCCACAGTGCAAAAGTTcaaatcctggctccggcctttctgtgtggagtttgcatgttcttgggTGGCTTTTCTCTTTTactccacattgcaaaaacatacgtggcaggctaattgaacactcttaaattgtccctaggcgtgagtgtgagcgctcaCAATTGTTGTTCCTCTATGtgaaccctgcgattggctgtgaaccacttcagggtgtcccccgccacgacagctgggacaggctccagcacaactattcacactcacacacctaaggacaatttacagtggtcCATCGAACTGcaacgcatgcttttggaatgtgggaggaaaccggagtaccctgagaaaacccatgcagggacaggaagatcatgcaaactccacagaggaaggccagagcccagaatcaaaccctgcacctctgcactgtgagccggaCGTGCGAACCAGATGACTACTGTGCCTCCCCGTTTGTAATATATCAGATTTATTGGTTTAGGTAACAATTGATAAGATTAGCTGGAaaacaacctttattgagccaaggtgCCAAATTTTCATTACAAAACTCTCACGGGTAAAACGTATGCCAAAACATAAATAGGTATGAATAATGTTCTGAAATAATGAACTTGTCTACTCTCACCTCTGTCACAAATTGCTTAAAGGCACTTGAAAAGGAGCTACTTCTATAATTTTTGGTCTAACATCACACGTTTATCGCAATGGTTTCTGGGAAAATATATGGTCCAGAATTTCTTTTTCACCGTGACAGGCCTACAggtaggtgaaaaaaaaagtccatgaggaagagggagagatacagtttgtttgttttttaattcactgAACTACAAGATCATGTCACACAGttggtttgttttcttctttgttaacAAAATTAATGCTGTCATTAAAatgcatatttgtttgtttgtttattgaacataaaacatacagtaataatttgacagaaaataaggtagataaaaaaagtaaaaacaaagaaatcagtcttcattcaacacagttatgttcaagggagtaggatgaagtaaaaaacttatctagtcctaccccgttatgtgtttatatctactaaatcatttttatatcaatcagaagagaaaaagtaagaagaagtctccattaaggctcatactttacccttaaccgtgatattttcacaacttttggtttgtatcgggattatatacatcctcaccctggcactcttgtgtcaattttctcttgtattcataatggatatttcaatacctttctctatttatcaacttagttctgatttatcattatatttaatgtttagaatttatcattttaactctgattgatgtaggttgtttgtactatttttttgaatttgtttttgaactcagcaagcgatttactgatttttaggtccgtttcgagattattccacagattaaaaCCTTTggtagatacacttctttgcttgatgtttgttcttgttttgagttttttgaataagttggtatctcttaattcatagttgctttctcgaatttcaaaaaacttctgaatgttttggcagagcaggttattgtgtgctttgtacattcattgggcgattttaaagtcaaccaggtcataaaatttcatcgtatttaatttgataaatagtggatttgtgggttccgtatattttgatctattaataattctaatagcttttttttgtagtttgagaatagggagtgtgtttgttttgcaggcatttccccatatttccacacagtaggtcatatatggtaataataatgaagtgtataatgtgtacaaagatctcttatttagcacttccttggttttgtagaggatccctacggtcttggctatttttctttttacgttatcgatatgtggtttccaacatagttttgagtctattactaatccgagaaacttggtttcatacgctctttctatttcaattgagtttaccataattttagcttggtgtttgattggtcttgtgccaaaaacaattaactttgatttttttcaggttaagtgacaatttatttctgtcgaaccagttttttaatttgtttaattcgttttctacggttgtcaggagctgtttcagatttattccagaacagtagaaagttgtatcatcagcaaataggacacatttaaatagttttgagaccttgcagatttcatctatatatatattgcgcgtcgtcccgcacgtggtctgtccttccgtctgtcccttttcaaaacgtacctacttcacctactcactatgatcgcgcgggcatcttagcgaaaaaatgttgtctacccacaagcattgcaatgaaactggctcccctgcagtcgtcgctggtttcctctcggtcgtctctggctcccttgcggtcgtcgttggctccctcacggtggtcgcaggctggttgtctcctggcttcctcacggtcgctggcttccctgcagtcgtcgctggcttccttgcggtcatcactggctccctcacggtcggtcatcgctggctccctcgcggtcggtcggtcggtcttgaaaaagttattgtccgggtccaagttgttctcagggtcaaacgtcttgtggtcagtagggttggaagtcatcaaagggttcgaagggtcatcaaaggattcgaagtccatgttttttggtatgtgaatttcctgcttcagtagggtcagagtttttattgtcgggtggtgaataattctcagtatgctgcttgatggtgttgaactcgagcctgttgtgttggctaTATTATATTTTAAACTACCAGTTGCTCTTTTCTCTTTCACACTTTGGGTTGGTGAGTGCTGCTGTCATGCTTGGCAGATAatcactgtgtgtatgtgtgtgtgtgtgtgcgcgcccacgcgtaaaaaaaacgtaatctttttttaaaaaactcataTTTCAAATGCCACAACAAAGCATGTTACGCTTTTGTTTGTACCAAAAAGAGAGAataaaaattgcacatttgcaTCCATTTTGGTGCAATGATTTAAaaggagcggcccggtagtccagtggttagcatgtcgacttcacagtgcagaggtaccaggttcaattccagctccggcctccctgtgtggagtttgcatgttctacccgggcctgggtgggttttctccgggtactccggtttcctcccacatttcaaaaacatgcatggcaggctgattgaacgctctaaattgtccctaggtgtgaatgtgagcggggatggttgttcgtctctgtgtgccctgcgattggctggcaaccgattcagggtgtccccccccactgcccgaagacagctgggataggctccagcgccccccgcgaccctagtgaggatcaagcggtttggaaaatggatggatggatttaaaaggAGATGACAAAGAGTGTCGCCAACGAGGCAAACATTGCAACCCCCTCAAAGTAATTGTCTACGCGACAGACTTCCTGATGAGAGGAGCACTTCAGATTCCTGAATGCACTTCAAGTAGCTTCAGACATTTGGGACTCTTCATGTAATCAGAACCTGACATTTGTGCAATTCCATTCAGTCACGTTGGAAACAGCCAAaagacagacacacgcacacacaaaatgaaacacCAAAGTAAATTGCGCCAAACGAAATAACtcaaacacagaaaaacaacaatttcacacataaataaatcgaataaaacaaactcACACACCAAAAACTTCTCACGCGCACATAAAGACTTCACATTGAGCAAAAatgaagcacaaaaacaactCACACCCCACCAAAACTTCAGAAACACACCAACAACTCTAACATTTGtataaaaaaactcaaacataCCAAGAAAACTCACATCAACAAAAATCTCTCACTCTCACAAAGATTTCTTACACCACTAAAAACCTTTGtatacagacagacacacacacacacacacacactattttacAGCGtctgttagcattaagatagcTGAGCGTTCTCAGGCAAAGTGGTGAGCTTGTTTTGAATATGAAACATATACTGCACAATGTTCAGATTGACAGTCAACTTCAAGTTGGAGCGGCCATAAAGTGGTTGAAACttattttttgaagaattgttcatgATTGCCAAACTGCTGCATTTTTGTGAAGTGAGTTTAGTTGAGCTCGCCGTCCCCATCTAGCATTCATTTTTCCAATTTTTGTTTGCAAGTCATACCGAGTGACGGTATCCTGAAAAACTCATGAAAACCCCCATGTCGTGCACTTCCTGCTTTAAATTCCATTGGATCCAAATCCATTTTCATCAAATGTAATGGCCTACTTGGCCTGTGGTAGTTCACATTCCTCGCCTATCAGGAAAAATTTCTCTTGATGGTGCCACCAGCTGGTGTTCCCCAATCCCAGGAATGTGTGTCTTTGCTGGGCCCCTGAGAGTGATGCCCTGTGAGCTCACTAATGAAGGTGTTGACGCCGGAGAAAGTGGTGATCAGCTCAAACAGCATTTCGGCCACTGCTAACACCCCGGGCTCGCCTGTGGCTGCTCATTAGAGGCCGTTGGTTGTGCTGCTGGCAGGTGTGTTAATCCTGTAATGCTCCATGTTGACCTATGCACCGGGACCACATGGTACCAGACCGCTTCTTAAGGCGCTATTTATCCACCATGCTCaagatatacttttttttattgtgtagggtttttttcaccAATCACTCCATAACATAATACAACAGAAGAGGCAACTAGTACCGGTAGTCTAGTGttagcacacaatgcaaaaacaagcaagcaaacaatATTCCCATCCATCTCGCTGCAGTGATATATTACAGACAAAATAACAATACTCACGGGCATATGTTCTTTATTCTCTGCGAAAAATGAGTAATGTTAGTGCAGTTTATTATGTCActcttctttttgtattttagcCCATATGGCCTCCTAATTAAACAAATCCCAAATTGGAAGAACTCCCTATAAAATGTTCAGTCAGCAGAGACATTAACAAGGACAAGGCACTAAATGGACGGCTAGATGAACGGTTGACATTGTAATTGGGCTCCGCTGGAATTCACATCTTCAATTCGCCCCTTGCTGGAAGGATTTatctcacacaaacaaacaaacacaaacaaagcctTTTTCTCCACAGCACATTGTTTCAAGGGCGTGCTTGTTGTGTATCACTTACACACTCACCAAAATGTCCGCTTTCCGGAAATCTAATCAGTGAACTTTTCTGTTCCATTAAAAAGAAAGATGGTTAATGAATTGAGTGGGGGGAGTCACAGGGACAACGTCAGCTTTCAAGTATCATGGCAGAGGATTGTGTTGCAAAACTGCACTGGGTTAGGCTTTTACACATACAGAAGCAGAGAAATAAATAACAGATTACGGCGAAAGCATCATGTAGCTAACGGCTTGTTAATGTACTTTGTACATTCATGAACGTCTGTGAAATCTCATAAAATGGTTTGTGGTAGAAAATGGGGGTGCACAATAATGCCCCCTAATGATAAtccagatttttattttcagtattgAAATCACAATGACTCATCACAATTATTCCTTGTTAGGGGAAACACGTGTATTTTTTATTGCACTAAAACGTGTTAAACGTTTTCAATGCAAATGAAACTAGCAAAAGCgaaaactgaaaaatatatcccccaaaaacacatttctaaaggATAAACAAGATGGCAAGATGAATACCTAAAACCGAGTGCAATAACGACGTCCAGAAAATAGAGACACTAGTTCCTCATCTCCAATTTTTTGCTGTACTTCTCTCAACATGACAGACCATGACTTATTTGAAGAATTCAAATGGAATTCTACAATTCAAATTGAATTATAGAATTCTATTGATTAGACGCAATACTGTACCTGAGAGCCAAGTACTGACCTACAGCGTCTCCTTGTGGTTATGACAGGTAATTGTTTCCTGGAGTAAATTTGTCTGAGATACAATCAACTTTCATACGTATTCATATTCTTTCAAAATGAGTTTTGGCAATCAATCGACAACCGTTGGGAGACAAATGTGGACGAATTGACATAAAACATTATGGAAAATTGTTTGATCAGTTTATAGCCTGCACAAGGTTTATGAACTGGCGGTCATTCTCTTTTTGTACTCGTAGGATAATTCACTCGATACAGTAGCAAATGAAAGGAACGGAATCTAATGTAGATGCTCAATGCTCTAATAGCAATGAAAGGGTACCCAGTCAGCAAGATTGGTCTGGGCCAGCTCTGGGACAGACACGGCACACACACTCGGTCCatatacctcaatgaatgacggttctgcagtggcccacgtctggcatccatgatgtgggccgcattcggcccagatctgagccgcattgtaaaaccatatctggccctactcctgcccgacgctgggccagaacaggttcctgatatcagcctgaagtcaacctcaactaagccacatctttcatgagcaatatttgacccgcattaaaaaaaactttctgtacgtggttgttttttttcggctacaaacaccgtactatacgtggtcagtttttttcttctagaaatgccttactatacatggacgtttttttcgtctaaaaacgcctcactatagaTGGTCGGGGGggtttcggctaaaaatacctCACTATAACATGGTCctggggttttttcggctaaaaataccttactgtacatggtcggggtttttttcggctaaaaacgccttactatatatatggttgggtttttttggttaaaaacaccttattacacatggtcgtttttttccggctaaaaacgtctttctGTACATGGTtacttttttcggctaaaaatgccttactatatatacatcaCTGGTTTctaactcatttcacatggtgggccacatacggcctcggtagatgtcaagttggccggaccattaaaatgataacatacattgctattaaaaaaagacaatatgtctttcctttgttttggtataaagaagcacaagaacatttggaaaatgttgaaatttaatgaacatatctattacaaaacatttcatgcagtaccttacatttccttcaacaaatgtacaatttacttttatcattcacatatatgcattgcaccTGATcccaaactttaacaagtaattggtattgataaatatagtaatgcactttatgattaaacaagctttataaagaaaggaagttttaaaccatttacacgtgcatataaaatctaaatgtaatccctgcttacaccttacaaactaaggagagtgctattaaatgcgTAAAagtgagagtgctattgataacgtctgctgtcatgggtctgtctcagtgacggactgaggctgctgttgtctttttcTCTGGTCAAaggtgtcccctagcggatactcaatgaattgcaccttattaaaaatattaattctgtcttttatgcattttttttcatttttaaattatcccgcgggcctgattgaacctcgcgCGCaccacgcgtgtgtgtgtttgatgaatggaattccaCATCGGTGTGCTATTGTAAAATAAggctgtgttgaaaaaatatatctgaaactgcatttaatggtggctcaatactggctggccatgtacgggccggagttgtaaatggatttctggcccaaatacttcactccacaactggctCTCATCTGGTTGCCAGAggcaagccagtgcctcctttgccactcatGGGCCGTGTTcagcccacatgcattatgctaTTGCCGACTCAaagccagctgtgccagcttaaTGCCGAATCCGAGCCAGATGCCTCTGCTGACTGGGTACATACGTGATTTAGGGGGAAAGAAATTCCATAGTAAGCAGgcatacaaaaacattttaaatgtatagCTCACATTTCTGGAATAGGAGCTATATGTGGTATCTCACGAACCGTAATAGATGTGCTCATACCAAAGTGTTGGCGTAGACTCGATTGATTCACAATTCTAATTGACAAACGTTTATCTTCGATTTTTGGAATTTGTGACATTTAAAGAGTTAACTacataaataaatgctcaaactgCGTTTCTATGTTGATGCACCTCATGTTCTTTAAATGAACAAAGTGCACAAgcgcaaaaacacttttttcttttattgaaaCATTGTTTTGGCAACCGTTTCAAGCTTTGCACTACAAGATTGTGAGCGTGCCCGCCCGTGTGCTCTGCTTTAATGTTGAGTTTGCGGTAGGAGCGTCACAGCACATTTCACATCCAGCCAATGACAAAACACATCCAATTACACTGTTAACACGTGGAGGTCAGATGAAAAGTGATGATTCTCCCCCCTGTCCCTTTATGACCAAGTCTTTTCAGTATAAAGCACACATTGGAGTCATCAAGCCACCCGGGAACAtgtcaaatccaaacaaaatgatTGAGGGGAAACATTGATATCACAAGAGTGCTCAACCAAACCCAACAAATGGGGGTACAACattgtcaataataataataacaataataataagtaaaGTGTTTATTGAATATTTagcaaacagaaaaataaattgctttggtcaagtaaaaaaacaaaacaaacaaaaaaacaaaaaacaaaagaaaatcaaagcaGTCCACCAGGTTATTGGCTTCTAAGGCTGCGAAGGAGGTGTCAAGGCAATACGGTTATGGTGCCCCCCGTATGGTGCGCTCCATGCTTCAGCATGCTGGGAGGTGGACAAGAGGGACAGGAGCGGGGTCCGATGGGCTCTCAAGGGTCCTCACATGGCAGGCGGGGGTCCCTCGGGGTAGGGCTCGTTGCTGTAGTTGTTGCTGTAGGGGTGGCCTCCGGGCGGGTGGTTGGGCAAGATGTCCAGCTCATCCACCTGGGGGCCCGGGTGAAGGACCACCAGCTGGTCCTGGGGGATGtcggctgccgccgccgccagatTGGTAATGGATTTGGATTTGACGCACTGGAAGTCCACGTGGCGGCTCTTGCCCTCTTCCTTTTCCCACGACATGCGGATGAAGGGCCTCTGGACGTAGTTGTAGATGACCTCCGGACGACCTCCGGGACGCTTCTTGACCTTCTCCTTGTATGTGGGGTAACCTGGACAGCGACATGCGCTCAAAATGTTGACTTATTACTTTCTACAACTACTATATCTTTAAAGGTTCATCGATTTATGCCAGCGACATACAATCACAgacagaacaattaaaaaagTTTACTTCAAGACTCGATCTCCATATACATTACTACTTATGAGGCCTTTAGGTTGAAGTCGGCATGGCGGCGCGTTGGATCATATGAACAACCTTTATTGGTGGCTGGCATGACCCAACCCAGGAACGACTACTCGACTTAAGGAGTGGCGACGGTGGCTGAATGTGCTGACACCGCCAACCAGACCGTCAACTTTGTCTCATTGCACCATGTCTTTGTCGATTCATCAAAATATCTGAAAGCGGTCTGTGGTGCAAAAAAGTGGGCACTggcccactgtccgagacagcTGCTCAGACGTGGGCAAATAATTTTTTGACGCTGCCATGTGGAAAAACTCCAACGGTTGCCGAAGGCCACATAAACATGTTCACTCAATTGtgttaaatatacatttttatgtgttcttttttttaaaaatacatatataaagCAGTATCTTGTAGTGCCCCTTATGTAGCCCTGGCGTACTTTGTTATatacataaattaaaatttaaaaaatgacgcGGAAAAAAAGTGTCCATCCATCaactgatccacttatcctcacagtCCCAACATAAAGGTTGTGCCTCGGCTCAAGAATTGTCATGACTTACCTTCAATGCCCAGTCGTATTTTCTTCAATCCTCTCTCCTTTAAAACAGACTTGGCAACATCTCTGTTCTCGATATACTTGAAGAATCGGTACAGTTTTGTGCTGTAAATGACTGCAAGGAAATTTCGTATCGTTTCAATTGAGATTGATGTGGAAGGGTTGCGTTTGCCGTGCGGCGCACTCACTTTGGGAGTACTCTTCTCCCATCTGTGGCGGGTACTCTTCGTCCCAGTCGACCACGTCGTCATCGGT
This Hippocampus zosterae strain Florida chromosome 4, ASM2543408v3, whole genome shotgun sequence DNA region includes the following protein-coding sequences:
- the rassf10b gene encoding ras association domain-containing protein 10 gives rise to the protein MNSVEGRISVWVRAEEKLVFGLSKRTTCADVVEALLKDLKQPEPVLPHRYSIAENWRGLQRVLPDRTRIWRLWVAWGEERDRVRFVLVGCSEAARSAEARVMLLGKHNHVSKWTPGSYLTEVPMDKQRRIVKKAFKKLEKMQKKQPSSSGAGRLQALARLVVSQDRTIRLQALRIQQLDAEIERREVEVHLDRTRTYGVDYVRNTYLFARAAEDVSNQERCSLEVLLHLCDVMCQEELREQEALTDMLTAQKEDKFNRHWMRRRRVEEEEEEEEEETSASFIAAGDEMLLKERLRRLLDVILFVGLCLRSDLEAIRGDLELSRQICSSREEEMRDLLEKINSLGSEDGGDTQEETDEAQRMMSSLERKSEWVEQARGLSKCDDDDSDTGLSSLHSQESDNLTVCQSLV